In Eucalyptus grandis isolate ANBG69807.140 chromosome 4, ASM1654582v1, whole genome shotgun sequence, the following proteins share a genomic window:
- the LOC104441423 gene encoding uncharacterized protein LOC104441423, translating to MEKSFTELLMEEVRLREAQALENQQRADIRLLEAKKMASQYQKEADKCSSGMETCEETRERAEAILEEQRRVTEMWELRARQRGWQEGFQ from the coding sequence atggaaaagagcTTCACGGAGTTGCTAATGGAGGAAGTGAGGCTGAGGGAAGCTCAAGCCTTGGAGAACCAGCAGCGTGCTGATATAAGACTGTTAGAGGCCAAGAAAATGGCATCTCAATATCAGAAGGAGGCAGACAAGTGCAGTTCTGGGATGGAGACATGTGAAGAAACGAGGGAAAGAGCTGAAGCAATATTAGAAGAACAGAGAAGGGTAACAGAAATGTGGGAACTCAGGGCTCGTCAGAGAGGATGGCAAGAAGGGTTCCAATAG